In the Gemmatimonadaceae bacterium genome, one interval contains:
- a CDS encoding dienelactone hydrolase family protein produces MSLFRTRRKAMRGDMIRFEANGGTAPGYLVAPESGKGGPGLILVQEWWGLVDHIKDVADRFAAAGFVVLAPDLYDGQQTKSPDQAAKMFMALRIGEAAKDIRGAARHLIARPDVSPKKVGVVGFCMGGQLALYAGQEYPGEIGAVVDFYGVHPNVPIDPAKVEVPVMLHFGKRDTSVPEATAKELIEKLSGSAADVSAHFYDADHAFFNDTRPEVHDRGAADGPGLAAWHS; encoded by the coding sequence TGCGTGGTGACATGATCAGGTTCGAAGCGAACGGCGGCACGGCCCCGGGATACCTAGTCGCGCCCGAATCCGGGAAGGGCGGCCCCGGGTTGATCCTGGTGCAGGAATGGTGGGGACTGGTCGATCACATCAAGGACGTAGCCGATCGATTCGCGGCCGCGGGATTCGTGGTGCTGGCCCCCGACCTGTACGACGGCCAGCAGACGAAGAGCCCCGATCAGGCAGCGAAGATGTTCATGGCACTGCGCATTGGAGAGGCGGCCAAGGACATTCGCGGCGCCGCCCGCCATCTCATCGCGCGGCCCGACGTGTCGCCGAAAAAGGTGGGAGTGGTCGGCTTCTGCATGGGCGGACAGCTGGCACTATATGCCGGTCAGGAATATCCGGGCGAGATCGGCGCTGTGGTCGACTTTTACGGAGTGCATCCGAACGTCCCGATCGATCCGGCGAAGGTCGAGGTTCCGGTAATGCTCCATTTCGGCAAGCGCGACACGTCCGTCCCGGAAGCAACGGCGAAGGAGCTCATCGAGAAGCTCTCCGGCTCCGCTGCCGACGTCAGTGCCCATTTCTACGACGCGGATCACGCGTTCTTCAACGACACGAGGCCCGAGGTCCACGATCGTGGCGCGGCGGACGGGCCTGGACTCGCAGCGTGGCATTCCTGA